A window of the Lepus europaeus isolate LE1 chromosome 5, mLepTim1.pri, whole genome shotgun sequence genome harbors these coding sequences:
- the LOC133760823 gene encoding ferritin light chain-like, with amino-acid sequence MASQIRQNYSPEVEAAINHLVNLHLRASYTYLSLGFYFDREDVALEGVSHFFRELAEEKREAAERLLKMQNQRGGRALFQDLQKPSQDEWGKTLNAMEAALALEKNLNQALLDLHALGSAHTDPHLCDFLENHFLDEEVKLLKKMGDHLTNIRRLSGPHASLGEYLFERLTLKHD; translated from the coding sequence ATGGCCTCCCAGATCCGTCAGAACTACTCCCCCGAGGTGGAGGCTGCCATCAACCACCTGGTCAATCTGCACCTGCGGGCCTCCTACACCTACCTCTCTCTGGGCTTCTATTTCGACCGCGAGGATGTAGCTCTGGAAGGCGTGAGCCACTTCTTCCGCGAGTTGGCGGAGGAGAAGCGCGAGGCCGCCGAGCGGCTCCTGAAGATGCAAAACCAGCGTGGAGGCCGTGCCCTCTTCCAGGACCTGCAGAAGCCGTCCCAGGATGAGTGGGGCAAGACCCTCAATGCGATGGAAGCCGCCTTGGCCCTGGAGAAGAACCTGAACCAGGCCCTCCTGGACCTTCATGCCTTGGGCTCCGCCCACACGGACCCTCACCTCTGTGACTTCCTGGAGAACCACTTCCTGGACGAGGAGGTGAAGCTCCTGAAGAAGATGGGCGACCACCTGACCAACATCCGCCGCCTGAGCGGCCCCCATGCCTCGCTGGGCGAGTACCTCTTCGAGAGGCTCACGCTCAAGCACGACTAG